In the Euphorbia lathyris chromosome 5, ddEupLath1.1, whole genome shotgun sequence genome, one interval contains:
- the LOC136231279 gene encoding pentatricopeptide repeat-containing protein At1g66345, mitochondrial isoform X1: protein MRKMVLLHRIVPSLFFRRVGVSSYSYLCSSQLMVAGVLHNGSKQGSDTVVSAICDSLRRGNNWDTLSRKFCSVELNDLLVKNVLLELKEPTDAKRALGFFHWSSRRKNFVHAVQSYCLVVNILVRAELIRDAQVLLISILKKSCSDSSKFLVVDSLLSTYRITISTPVVFNLLIQAYAKLRQLEIGFEVCCYLEDHGFSISITSFNILIHFVQKSDQNPLAWKIYKHMIQRRVYPNDATIRTMINALCKEGKLNTFVETLDRIHGKRCMPLIIINTCLVFRVFEEGRIEDAMALLKGMLQKNMIHDTIAFSLTIYAKLKLENFEAAFDVYEEMLKRGFDANSFMHTSFIEASCNAGDIEKAKELFEEMGNTGLKPYNESFNALIAGCADAGKVEESLSYCEKMIERGLVPSILTFNKMIAKLSETGKVKEANDITTCLIDKGFEPNEMTYVHLIAGFEKENQVEEVLKLYYELEFRSISPGILVFGLVIRSLCRNGRLEQAEKYLRIMKDRSLNPGEDVYEALIAAYIERGGMRKEVVHVYNEMVSRGLKPCCLYNLDANS, encoded by the coding sequence ATGAGAAAGATGGTATTATTGCATCGAATTGTTCCATCTTTATTTTTCAGGCGAGTCGGGGTTTCCAGCTATTCATATCTCTGTAGTTCTCAGCTAATGGTAGCTGGAGTACTTCATAATGGTTCAAAACAAGGAAGTGATACCGTTGTAAGCGCGATTTGCGACTCATTAAGACGAGGCAACAATTGGGATACTCTGAGCAGGAAATTCTGTTCCGTTGAGCTGAACGATTTGCTTGTTAAAAATGTGTTACTGGAATTGAAGGAACCGACTGATGCGAAAAGGGCATTGGGCTTCTTTCATTGGTCTTCACGGAGGAAGAACTTTGTACATGCCGTTCAATCTTATTGTCTCGTGGTTAATATATTAGTTCGAGCCGAACTGATCAGGGACGCTCAAGTGTTGCTTATATCGATTTTGAAGAAAAGTTGCAGCGATTCTTCAAAATTTCTGGTCGTAGATTCGCTACTGAGTACGTATAGGATTACTATCTCAACTCCGGTGGTGTTTAACTTGTTGATTCAAGCTTATGCTAAGTTGAGACAATTGGAGATCGGTTTCGAAGTTTGCTGCTACTTGGAAGACCACGGGTTCTCAATTAGCATAACGAGCTTCAACATTTtgattcattttgttcaaaagTCGGATCAGAACCCATTAGCGTGGAAGATTTACAAGCATATGATTCAGAGAAGAGTTTATCCAAACGACGCAACTATCAGAACGATGATCAATGCTTTATGCAAGGAAGGGAAGTTAAATACGTTCGTGGAAACATTGGATAGAATCCACGGAAAGAGATGTATGCcgttaataattattaatacgTGTTTAGTGTTTCGGGTCTTCGAGGAGGGAAGGATCGAAGATGCCATGGCTTTATTGAAAGGAATGCTGCAAAAGAATATGATTCATGATACAATTGCTTTCTCTTTAACTATATATGCAAAGCTCAAGCTCGAGAATTTCGAAGCAGCATTCGACGTCTACGAGGAAATGCTTAAGCGAGGCTTCGATGCAAACTCTTTCATGCATACCTCATTCATCGAGGCTTCTTGTAACGCAGGAGATATCGAAAAAGCAAAGGAGTTGTTCGAAGAAATGGGTAACACGGGTTTAAAGCCGTACAATGAGAGCTTTAATGCTCTCATTGCCGGTTGTGCTGATGCGGGAAAAGTAGAAGAAAGTTTGAGTTACTGCGAGAAAATGATAGAGAGAGGACTCGTTCCTTCTATTTTAACGTTCAACAAGATGATCGCAAAGCTATCGGAAACGGGGAAAGTTAAGGAAGCGAATGATATAACGACTTGTCTGATAGATAAAGGGTTTGAGCCGAATGAGATGACATACGTTCATCTAATTGCGGGGTTTGAGAAAGAGAATCAGGTTGAGGAAGTGCTAAAACTCTACTATGAACTCGAATTTCGGTCAATTTCTCCGGGAATACTTGTTTTTGGATTGGTGATTCGGAGCCTGTGTCGGAATGGAAGGTTAGAGCAAGCCGAGAAGTATCTGAGAATTATGAAAGATCGGTCGTTGAATCCCGGTGAAGATGTTTATGAGGCACTTATTGCTGCTTATATTGAGAGGGGTGGAATGAGAAAAGAGGTTGTTCATGTTTATAATGAGATGGTTTCTAGAGGATTGAAGCCTTGTTGCTTGTATAATTTGGATGCTAATTCCTGA
- the LOC136231279 gene encoding pentatricopeptide repeat-containing protein At1g66345, mitochondrial isoform X2, with protein MRVGVSSYSYLCSSQLMVAGVLHNGSKQGSDTVVSAICDSLRRGNNWDTLSRKFCSVELNDLLVKNVLLELKEPTDAKRALGFFHWSSRRKNFVHAVQSYCLVVNILVRAELIRDAQVLLISILKKSCSDSSKFLVVDSLLSTYRITISTPVVFNLLIQAYAKLRQLEIGFEVCCYLEDHGFSISITSFNILIHFVQKSDQNPLAWKIYKHMIQRRVYPNDATIRTMINALCKEGKLNTFVETLDRIHGKRCMPLIIINTCLVFRVFEEGRIEDAMALLKGMLQKNMIHDTIAFSLTIYAKLKLENFEAAFDVYEEMLKRGFDANSFMHTSFIEASCNAGDIEKAKELFEEMGNTGLKPYNESFNALIAGCADAGKVEESLSYCEKMIERGLVPSILTFNKMIAKLSETGKVKEANDITTCLIDKGFEPNEMTYVHLIAGFEKENQVEEVLKLYYELEFRSISPGILVFGLVIRSLCRNGRLEQAEKYLRIMKDRSLNPGEDVYEALIAAYIERGGMRKEVVHVYNEMVSRGLKPCCLYNLDANS; from the exons AT GCGAGTCGGGGTTTCCAGCTATTCATATCTCTGTAGTTCTCAGCTAATGGTAGCTGGAGTACTTCATAATGGTTCAAAACAAGGAAGTGATACCGTTGTAAGCGCGATTTGCGACTCATTAAGACGAGGCAACAATTGGGATACTCTGAGCAGGAAATTCTGTTCCGTTGAGCTGAACGATTTGCTTGTTAAAAATGTGTTACTGGAATTGAAGGAACCGACTGATGCGAAAAGGGCATTGGGCTTCTTTCATTGGTCTTCACGGAGGAAGAACTTTGTACATGCCGTTCAATCTTATTGTCTCGTGGTTAATATATTAGTTCGAGCCGAACTGATCAGGGACGCTCAAGTGTTGCTTATATCGATTTTGAAGAAAAGTTGCAGCGATTCTTCAAAATTTCTGGTCGTAGATTCGCTACTGAGTACGTATAGGATTACTATCTCAACTCCGGTGGTGTTTAACTTGTTGATTCAAGCTTATGCTAAGTTGAGACAATTGGAGATCGGTTTCGAAGTTTGCTGCTACTTGGAAGACCACGGGTTCTCAATTAGCATAACGAGCTTCAACATTTtgattcattttgttcaaaagTCGGATCAGAACCCATTAGCGTGGAAGATTTACAAGCATATGATTCAGAGAAGAGTTTATCCAAACGACGCAACTATCAGAACGATGATCAATGCTTTATGCAAGGAAGGGAAGTTAAATACGTTCGTGGAAACATTGGATAGAATCCACGGAAAGAGATGTATGCcgttaataattattaatacgTGTTTAGTGTTTCGGGTCTTCGAGGAGGGAAGGATCGAAGATGCCATGGCTTTATTGAAAGGAATGCTGCAAAAGAATATGATTCATGATACAATTGCTTTCTCTTTAACTATATATGCAAAGCTCAAGCTCGAGAATTTCGAAGCAGCATTCGACGTCTACGAGGAAATGCTTAAGCGAGGCTTCGATGCAAACTCTTTCATGCATACCTCATTCATCGAGGCTTCTTGTAACGCAGGAGATATCGAAAAAGCAAAGGAGTTGTTCGAAGAAATGGGTAACACGGGTTTAAAGCCGTACAATGAGAGCTTTAATGCTCTCATTGCCGGTTGTGCTGATGCGGGAAAAGTAGAAGAAAGTTTGAGTTACTGCGAGAAAATGATAGAGAGAGGACTCGTTCCTTCTATTTTAACGTTCAACAAGATGATCGCAAAGCTATCGGAAACGGGGAAAGTTAAGGAAGCGAATGATATAACGACTTGTCTGATAGATAAAGGGTTTGAGCCGAATGAGATGACATACGTTCATCTAATTGCGGGGTTTGAGAAAGAGAATCAGGTTGAGGAAGTGCTAAAACTCTACTATGAACTCGAATTTCGGTCAATTTCTCCGGGAATACTTGTTTTTGGATTGGTGATTCGGAGCCTGTGTCGGAATGGAAGGTTAGAGCAAGCCGAGAAGTATCTGAGAATTATGAAAGATCGGTCGTTGAATCCCGGTGAAGATGTTTATGAGGCACTTATTGCTGCTTATATTGAGAGGGGTGGAATGAGAAAAGAGGTTGTTCATGTTTATAATGAGATGGTTTCTAGAGGATTGAAGCCTTGTTGCTTGTATAATTTGGATGCTAATTCCTGA
- the LOC136231279 gene encoding pentatricopeptide repeat-containing protein At1g66345, mitochondrial isoform X3, whose product MVAGVLHNGSKQGSDTVVSAICDSLRRGNNWDTLSRKFCSVELNDLLVKNVLLELKEPTDAKRALGFFHWSSRRKNFVHAVQSYCLVVNILVRAELIRDAQVLLISILKKSCSDSSKFLVVDSLLSTYRITISTPVVFNLLIQAYAKLRQLEIGFEVCCYLEDHGFSISITSFNILIHFVQKSDQNPLAWKIYKHMIQRRVYPNDATIRTMINALCKEGKLNTFVETLDRIHGKRCMPLIIINTCLVFRVFEEGRIEDAMALLKGMLQKNMIHDTIAFSLTIYAKLKLENFEAAFDVYEEMLKRGFDANSFMHTSFIEASCNAGDIEKAKELFEEMGNTGLKPYNESFNALIAGCADAGKVEESLSYCEKMIERGLVPSILTFNKMIAKLSETGKVKEANDITTCLIDKGFEPNEMTYVHLIAGFEKENQVEEVLKLYYELEFRSISPGILVFGLVIRSLCRNGRLEQAEKYLRIMKDRSLNPGEDVYEALIAAYIERGGMRKEVVHVYNEMVSRGLKPCCLYNLDANS is encoded by the coding sequence ATGGTAGCTGGAGTACTTCATAATGGTTCAAAACAAGGAAGTGATACCGTTGTAAGCGCGATTTGCGACTCATTAAGACGAGGCAACAATTGGGATACTCTGAGCAGGAAATTCTGTTCCGTTGAGCTGAACGATTTGCTTGTTAAAAATGTGTTACTGGAATTGAAGGAACCGACTGATGCGAAAAGGGCATTGGGCTTCTTTCATTGGTCTTCACGGAGGAAGAACTTTGTACATGCCGTTCAATCTTATTGTCTCGTGGTTAATATATTAGTTCGAGCCGAACTGATCAGGGACGCTCAAGTGTTGCTTATATCGATTTTGAAGAAAAGTTGCAGCGATTCTTCAAAATTTCTGGTCGTAGATTCGCTACTGAGTACGTATAGGATTACTATCTCAACTCCGGTGGTGTTTAACTTGTTGATTCAAGCTTATGCTAAGTTGAGACAATTGGAGATCGGTTTCGAAGTTTGCTGCTACTTGGAAGACCACGGGTTCTCAATTAGCATAACGAGCTTCAACATTTtgattcattttgttcaaaagTCGGATCAGAACCCATTAGCGTGGAAGATTTACAAGCATATGATTCAGAGAAGAGTTTATCCAAACGACGCAACTATCAGAACGATGATCAATGCTTTATGCAAGGAAGGGAAGTTAAATACGTTCGTGGAAACATTGGATAGAATCCACGGAAAGAGATGTATGCcgttaataattattaatacgTGTTTAGTGTTTCGGGTCTTCGAGGAGGGAAGGATCGAAGATGCCATGGCTTTATTGAAAGGAATGCTGCAAAAGAATATGATTCATGATACAATTGCTTTCTCTTTAACTATATATGCAAAGCTCAAGCTCGAGAATTTCGAAGCAGCATTCGACGTCTACGAGGAAATGCTTAAGCGAGGCTTCGATGCAAACTCTTTCATGCATACCTCATTCATCGAGGCTTCTTGTAACGCAGGAGATATCGAAAAAGCAAAGGAGTTGTTCGAAGAAATGGGTAACACGGGTTTAAAGCCGTACAATGAGAGCTTTAATGCTCTCATTGCCGGTTGTGCTGATGCGGGAAAAGTAGAAGAAAGTTTGAGTTACTGCGAGAAAATGATAGAGAGAGGACTCGTTCCTTCTATTTTAACGTTCAACAAGATGATCGCAAAGCTATCGGAAACGGGGAAAGTTAAGGAAGCGAATGATATAACGACTTGTCTGATAGATAAAGGGTTTGAGCCGAATGAGATGACATACGTTCATCTAATTGCGGGGTTTGAGAAAGAGAATCAGGTTGAGGAAGTGCTAAAACTCTACTATGAACTCGAATTTCGGTCAATTTCTCCGGGAATACTTGTTTTTGGATTGGTGATTCGGAGCCTGTGTCGGAATGGAAGGTTAGAGCAAGCCGAGAAGTATCTGAGAATTATGAAAGATCGGTCGTTGAATCCCGGTGAAGATGTTTATGAGGCACTTATTGCTGCTTATATTGAGAGGGGTGGAATGAGAAAAGAGGTTGTTCATGTTTATAATGAGATGGTTTCTAGAGGATTGAAGCCTTGTTGCTTGTATAATTTGGATGCTAATTCCTGA
- the LOC136230900 gene encoding stearoyl-[acyl-carrier-protein] 9-desaturase 5, chloroplastic-like, with protein sequence MNLNPFLTLNPRPRIYNMARIPTTTRTHHVKKPYRPAKQVEFQVTHSMPSEKLEIFKSLEDWAEKNLLINLKPVEKSWQPQEFLPDPHSPEFYDQIEELRERSSQLSDEYFVVLVGDMVTEEAVPTYMSILNTLDGTRDETCCSQTPWAIWNRAWTAEENRHGDLLNKYLYLSGRVDMLMIEKTIQYLIGTGMDFKWENNPYLGFVYTSFQERATFISHGNTARLAKQQGDTKLAQICGTIAADEKRHETAYVKIVDKLFDVDPNTTMLAFGDMMRKKVQMPAKLIYDGEDNNLFEHFSAVAQRIGVYTAKDYAEIVEFLVERWEVEKLTGLSGEGRRAQEFVCGLAARFNKLAERAEDKAKKVSPNFAPFSWVFGREVRV encoded by the exons ATGAATCTAAATCCCTTTCTTACCCTCAATCCTCGTCCCAGAATCTACAATATGGCCCGAATTCCCACCACTACAAG GACTCATCATGTGAAAAAACCATACCGACCAGCCAAACAAGTAGAATTCCAAGTAACTCATTCAATGCCATCAGAAAAACTAGAAATATTCAAATCACTAGAAGATTGGGCAGAGAAGAACCTGTTAATCAATCTAAAACCGGTGGAGAAATCATGGCAGCCGCAAGAGTTTCTTCCAGATCCACATTCGCCTGAATTCTACGATCAAATTGAGGAACTCCGGGAAAGATCTAGCCAACTTTCCGACGAGTATTTCGTAGTTTTAGTCGGAGATATGGTGACTGAAGAAGCTGTGCCTACTTACATGTCGATTCTGAATACTCTCGATGGAACTCGCGATGAAACTTGTTGTTCTCAGACTCCATGGGCGATCTGGAATCGAGCTTGGACTGCTGAAGAGAATAGACATGGCGATCTTTTGAATAAGTATCTTTATCTCTCTGGAAGAGTCGATATGTTGATGATTGAAAAGACGATTCAGTATCTCATCGGCACCGGAATG GATTTCAAATGGGAAAACAATCCATATCTAGGATTCGTATACACCTCCTTCCAAGAGAGAGCAACATTCATAAGCCATGGAAACACAGCAAGATTAGCCAAACAACAAGGAGATACAAAACTAGCTCAGATCTGCGGAACAATCGCCGCCGACGAGAAACGCCATGAAACAGCCTATGTGAAGATCGTAGACAAGCTGTTTGATGTCGATCCGAACACTACTATGTTAGCATTCGGTGATATGATGAGGAAAAAAGTTCAAATGCCGGCGAAATTGATCTACGACGGCGAAGATAATAACCTTTTCGAGCATTTCTCAGCTGTTGCTCAGAGAATCGGTGTTTATACGGCGAAAGATTATGCGGAAATCGTCGAATTTCTGGTGGAAAGATGGGAGGTGGAGAAATTAACGGGGCTTTCCGGCGAGGGAAGAAGAGCTCAAGAGTTTGTGTGCGGTTTGGCGGCGAGGTTTAATAAATTGGCGGAGAGAGCTGAAGATAAGGCGAAGAAAGTTTCGCCCAATTTTGCTCCGTTCAGTTGGGTTTTCGGCAGAGAAGTTAGGGTTTGA